In the genome of Cellvibrio sp. KY-YJ-3, one region contains:
- a CDS encoding DsbC family protein encodes MIKILKKLGFIALAGFSLGAFVAIPLASAQGDLLKRKTTEETILEKLRQARPDINFGEPRPAVIKGLYQVQVPGGPLLFVTPEGDKFIAGEIFGIDATGFSKIEDPYVIEERKKALASLSSKDSINFKPKGKAKAVVYVFTDIDCGYCRKLHSQMHTYNEGGQEKPGYNDLGIEIRYLAYPRAGIPSPSADKLVSTWCAKDKLDAMTKLKAGQTVANATCDNPVAKQFQLGGQLGVNGTPALFLPDGKLMPGYLPPEELAKTLGI; translated from the coding sequence ATGATAAAAATATTAAAAAAACTCGGTTTTATCGCCTTGGCTGGTTTTTCGCTGGGTGCATTTGTTGCAATACCTTTAGCGTCTGCTCAAGGTGACCTCTTAAAGCGCAAAACCACAGAGGAAACCATTCTGGAAAAACTGCGCCAAGCGCGTCCCGACATTAATTTTGGCGAGCCACGTCCTGCTGTTATTAAAGGGCTTTATCAAGTACAAGTTCCCGGTGGTCCGTTGTTGTTTGTGACACCTGAAGGTGACAAGTTTATAGCAGGTGAGATTTTTGGGATTGATGCGACAGGTTTTTCGAAAATTGAAGATCCTTATGTCATTGAGGAGCGTAAAAAAGCGCTGGCAAGTTTAAGTTCAAAAGACAGTATTAACTTCAAACCAAAAGGTAAGGCCAAAGCAGTTGTTTATGTTTTTACGGATATTGATTGTGGTTATTGCCGTAAATTGCACAGTCAAATGCATACTTATAATGAGGGTGGTCAGGAAAAACCAGGGTACAACGATCTGGGTATAGAGATACGTTACTTGGCTTATCCTCGTGCAGGAATTCCCAGTCCATCGGCAGATAAGTTGGTTTCAACCTGGTGTGCGAAAGACAAGCTGGATGCTATGACAAAACTGAAGGCAGGTCAGACGGTAGCTAACGCAACTTGTGATAATCCAGTTGCAAAACAATTCCAGTTGGGTGGCCAATTAGGTGTTAACGGAACACCGGCATTATTTTTACCAGATGGTAAGTTAATGCCTGGCTATTTGCCGCCAGAGGAGTTGGCAAAAACCTTGGGTATATAA
- the xerD gene encoding site-specific tyrosine recombinase XerD, producing MSGADTQLIAEYLDAIWMEKGLSGNTQESYRRDLEQFASWLSNVGADLVGVNTMLVQQYLGERLQANLSSRTAARFLSCVRGFYRYLLRENKVAENPLTLIDNPKLSRSLPKSLSEADVEALLAAPDLGDPVGLRDRTMLEVLYACGLRVSELVDLTMSQINLRQNVIRVLGKGSKERLIPMGEEASAWLARYLREARPVLLNNVPDEIVFPSTRAQPMTRQTFWYRIKHWAMMAGIQKDLSPHTLRHAFATHLLNHGADLRVVQLLLGHSDLSTTQIYTHIAKVRMKQQHAEHHPRG from the coding sequence ATATCTGGGGCAGATACTCAATTGATAGCGGAGTATCTAGATGCTATTTGGATGGAAAAAGGATTGAGTGGCAATACTCAGGAATCGTACCGACGCGATCTTGAGCAATTTGCTTCTTGGTTATCAAACGTGGGGGCTGATCTGGTCGGTGTAAATACCATGTTAGTGCAGCAGTATTTGGGTGAGCGCTTACAGGCGAATTTATCCAGTCGTACAGCGGCTCGTTTTCTATCTTGTGTGCGTGGGTTTTATCGCTATTTGTTGCGCGAAAATAAAGTGGCAGAAAATCCATTAACGCTTATTGATAATCCTAAATTATCGCGTTCTTTGCCGAAATCTTTGAGTGAAGCTGATGTCGAAGCATTGCTGGCTGCGCCTGACCTTGGTGACCCTGTTGGTCTGCGCGACCGCACTATGCTTGAAGTGCTTTATGCGTGTGGTTTGCGTGTTAGTGAACTGGTAGATTTGACCATGTCACAGATTAACCTTCGCCAAAATGTGATTAGGGTATTGGGTAAGGGTAGCAAGGAGCGATTAATCCCGATGGGGGAGGAAGCTTCTGCATGGTTGGCTCGCTATTTACGAGAAGCGCGACCTGTGTTACTGAATAATGTGCCTGATGAGATAGTATTCCCTAGTACGCGCGCGCAGCCTATGACGCGTCAGACCTTTTGGTATCGCATCAAGCATTGGGCGATGATGGCTGGAATTCAAAAAGATTTGTCCCCTCATACCCTGCGCCATGCTTTTGCGACACATTTATTGAATCACGGGGCGGATTTGCGTGTGGTACAGTTGCTGCTCGGTCATAGTGATCTATCAACGACCCAAATTTATACCCATATCGCAAAGGTTCGTATGAAGCAGCAGCATGCTGAGCACCATCCGCGCGGTTGA
- the rplS gene encoding 50S ribosomal protein L19: MSNPIIQALENEQLKANLTEFSPGDTVVVNVKVKEGDRERVQAYEGVVIAIRNRGLNSAFTVRKISHGVGVERTFQTHSPMIDSVTLKRRGDVRQAKLYYLRDLTGKAARIKEKLV, encoded by the coding sequence ATGAGTAACCCAATTATTCAGGCGTTGGAAAACGAACAACTGAAAGCAAATCTCACCGAGTTTTCACCAGGCGACACTGTTGTTGTAAACGTGAAAGTAAAAGAAGGTGATCGCGAACGTGTACAGGCTTACGAAGGTGTTGTAATTGCCATTCGTAACCGTGGTCTTAACTCTGCATTCACTGTGCGTAAAATTTCTCACGGTGTAGGTGTTGAGCGTACCTTCCAAACTCACAGCCCGATGATCGACAGCGTAACCCTGAAGCGTCGTGGTGATGTGCGTCAAGCCAAACTTTACTACCTGCGTGACCTTACTGGTAAGGCTGCTCGTATCAAAGAGAAGCTGGTATAA
- the trmD gene encoding tRNA (guanosine(37)-N1)-methyltransferase TrmD: MLKIAVVSIFPDMFNAIAGFGITSRAIKQGLVELKTLTPRDFAHDRHSTVDDRPFGGGPGMVMMVQPLRDAIAAAKTWAGDDAKVIYLSPQGRTLDQSGVAELASYSNMVLVAGRYEGIDERLIQTVIDEEWSIGDYVLSGGELPAMVLIDAVTRLIPGALGHALSAEQDSFTDGLLDCPHYTRPEDFEGMRVPEVLVSGNHELIRRWRLKQALGRTWLRRPDLLRAINLTEEQQKLLTEYRRDLDTTNSSCEAIDS, encoded by the coding sequence TTGCTTAAAATTGCGGTTGTTTCCATTTTTCCTGACATGTTTAACGCGATTGCCGGTTTTGGGATAACCAGCCGCGCAATCAAGCAAGGTTTAGTGGAGTTAAAAACACTAACTCCGCGTGATTTTGCGCATGATCGTCATTCAACGGTAGACGATCGCCCCTTTGGCGGCGGTCCCGGTATGGTGATGATGGTGCAGCCACTGCGCGATGCTATAGCTGCCGCCAAAACTTGGGCAGGTGATGATGCAAAAGTCATCTATCTCTCACCCCAGGGGCGCACGCTGGATCAATCTGGTGTAGCTGAGTTGGCAAGCTACAGCAATATGGTGTTGGTGGCGGGGCGTTACGAAGGTATCGATGAGCGATTGATACAAACAGTTATCGATGAAGAATGGTCCATCGGTGATTACGTGTTAAGTGGTGGTGAGCTGCCAGCAATGGTGCTGATCGATGCAGTAACACGGCTGATTCCAGGTGCTCTTGGGCACGCACTTTCAGCAGAGCAAGATTCATTTACGGATGGTTTATTGGATTGCCCCCATTACACCCGTCCGGAAGATTTTGAAGGAATGCGTGTGCCGGAGGTGTTGGTATCCGGTAATCACGAACTGATTCGGCGCTGGCGCTTGAAACAAGCGTTAGGGCGAACGTGGCTGAGAAGGCCCGATTTATTGCGTGCAATAAATTTAACCGAGGAGCAGCAAAAGCTGTTGACGGAATATCGTCGTGACCTTGATACGACAAACTCTAGCTGTGAAGCTATAGACTCTTAG
- the rimM gene encoding ribosome maturation factor RimM (Essential for efficient processing of 16S rRNA) codes for MSAESNLVNVGRITAVYGVKGWVKIHSYTEPQDNLFEYQPWFLKTKHGVKKIEIDEARPHGDAYVAHIVGIDDRDLAAQYTAVDIAVERDLLPELDDGEYYWSQLEGLVVFTRFSGERQRLGVISKLMETGANDVLVVAADAQSIDQRERLIPYVPEQFVLAVDLDAGEMLVDWDPEF; via the coding sequence ATGTCTGCGGAATCTAATTTAGTTAATGTTGGGCGAATTACCGCTGTTTATGGTGTAAAGGGGTGGGTGAAAATCCACTCTTACACTGAGCCGCAAGATAATTTATTTGAGTACCAGCCCTGGTTTTTAAAAACCAAGCACGGTGTTAAAAAAATTGAGATCGATGAGGCCCGACCTCATGGTGACGCGTATGTCGCTCATATTGTCGGTATTGATGATCGTGATTTAGCAGCACAGTACACTGCAGTCGATATTGCAGTAGAGCGTGACCTCTTACCTGAGTTAGATGATGGTGAGTATTACTGGAGCCAGCTTGAGGGTTTGGTAGTGTTTACCCGGTTTAGTGGTGAGCGTCAGCGTCTCGGGGTAATTTCCAAATTAATGGAAACTGGCGCAAACGATGTATTAGTTGTTGCGGCAGATGCACAGAGTATTGATCAGCGCGAGCGTTTGATACCTTACGTGCCCGAACAGTTTGTTTTGGCTGTTGATCTCGATGCTGGCGAAATGCTGGTGGATTGGGATCCTGAGTTTTAA